The Methylobacterium currus genome contains a region encoding:
- a CDS encoding Arm DNA-binding domain-containing protein — protein sequence MLGLGGQVAREIDKLSARAVATPTKPGRHSDGGGLYLIVDPSGAKRWLFIYRRDGKQKEMGLGGLMSVSLAEAHR from the coding sequence GTGCTGGGGCTGGGCGGGCAGGTGGCCCGGGAAATCGATAAGCTCAGCGCCCGAGCGGTCGCCACGCCGACCAAGCCGGGCCGGCATTCCGACGGCGGCGGCCTCTACCTCATCGTCGATCCAAGCGGCGCCAAGCGCTGGCTCTTCATCTATCGCCGCGACGGCAAGCAGAAGGAGATGGGCCTGGGCGGGCTCATGTCCGTATCGCTCGCGGAAGCGCACCGGTGA
- a CDS encoding polysaccharide deacetylase family protein, producing MTKEIFVSYGVDVDAVAGWLGSYGGEDSPCDISRGVFAGKVGAPRLLRMFARWGIQTTWFIPGHSIETFPEEMKAVAAAGHEIGMHGYSHENPIAMTPEQEEAIFDKCVGLITDLAGKPPRGYVAPWWEFGPKTNELLQKKGIRYDHSLMHNDHHPYYVRVGESWTKIDYSQHPSTWMRPFEHGTETRLIEIPASWNLDDLPPMMFVKAAPNSHGFVNPRDIEQMWRDQFDWVYAHYDYAVFPITIHPDVSGKPHVLQMHDRLFQHFKAHEGVRFVTMETIAEDFSRRFPFEGTARPQS from the coding sequence GTGACCAAAGAGATCTTCGTGTCCTACGGCGTCGATGTCGACGCGGTGGCGGGCTGGCTCGGGTCGTATGGCGGCGAGGACAGCCCCTGCGACATTTCCCGGGGGGTCTTTGCCGGCAAGGTCGGGGCGCCGCGGCTGCTGCGGATGTTCGCCCGCTGGGGCATCCAGACGACCTGGTTCATCCCAGGCCACTCGATCGAGACCTTTCCCGAGGAGATGAAGGCCGTGGCGGCGGCCGGCCACGAGATCGGGATGCACGGCTACAGCCACGAGAACCCGATCGCGATGACCCCGGAGCAGGAGGAGGCGATCTTCGACAAGTGCGTCGGGCTCATCACCGATCTCGCCGGCAAGCCGCCCCGCGGCTACGTCGCGCCCTGGTGGGAGTTCGGGCCGAAGACCAACGAGCTCCTGCAGAAGAAGGGCATCCGCTACGACCACTCGCTGATGCACAACGACCACCACCCCTACTACGTGCGGGTCGGCGAATCCTGGACCAAGATCGACTATTCCCAACATCCCTCGACCTGGATGCGCCCGTTCGAGCACGGCACCGAGACCCGGCTGATCGAGATCCCCGCCTCCTGGAATCTCGATGACCTGCCGCCGATGATGTTCGTCAAGGCGGCGCCCAACAGCCACGGCTTCGTCAACCCGCGCGACATCGAACAGATGTGGCGGGACCAGTTCGACTGGGTCTATGCCCATTACGATTACGCCGTCTTCCCGATCACCATCCACCCCGACGTGTCGGGCAAGCCGCACGTGCTGCAGATGCACGACCGCCTGTTCCAGCACTTCAAGGCCCACGAGGGCGTGCGCTTCGTGACGATGGAGACGATCGCCGAGGATTTTTCGCGGCGCTTCCCGTTCGAGGGTACGGCGCGGCCGCAATCCTGA
- a CDS encoding CobW family GTP-binding protein, with product MPVTLLTGFLGAGKTALLARLLRWPALTDTAVLINEFGEVGLDHLLVEPLQGEVALLRGGCVCCSIRGDLKAALIDLHDRRRRGRVAPFRRVVIETTGLADPGPAVATLVADPVLRHAFAVGAIVTVVDAVNGARTLDSHEEAVRQVACADRLILSKTDLAEPGLAAALRARLAALNPLAPVTDLTLDDAPEAALLTDDPTGSPSARRWLCAEIPAAPHGPVGAVLIESGPVDWTRFGLWLGMLLNRHGARVLRLKGLVAVAGVDTPVVIQGVQHLVHPPRHLPAWPDGGARTRLVLIGHDLDANLLRRSYGAFTGARAFTGARPSFPGAPAAVAADR from the coding sequence ATCCCCGTCACCCTGCTCACCGGCTTCCTCGGCGCCGGCAAGACCGCGCTGCTGGCCCGCCTGCTGCGCTGGCCGGCGCTCACCGACACCGCGGTGCTGATCAACGAGTTCGGCGAGGTCGGGCTCGATCACCTGCTGGTCGAGCCGTTGCAGGGCGAGGTGGCGCTCCTGCGCGGCGGCTGCGTCTGCTGCAGCATCCGCGGCGACCTGAAGGCGGCCCTGATCGACCTGCACGACCGCCGCCGGCGCGGCCGGGTCGCCCCGTTCCGCCGGGTGGTGATCGAGACGACCGGCCTCGCCGATCCGGGCCCGGCCGTGGCCACCCTGGTGGCCGATCCGGTCTTGCGCCACGCCTTCGCGGTGGGCGCCATCGTCACGGTGGTCGATGCGGTGAACGGGGCCCGCACCCTCGACAGCCACGAGGAGGCCGTGCGGCAGGTGGCCTGCGCCGACCGGCTGATCCTGTCGAAGACCGACCTGGCGGAGCCCGGCCTCGCCGCGGCCTTGCGGGCGCGGCTGGCCGCGCTCAATCCCCTCGCGCCGGTCACCGACCTCACCCTCGACGACGCGCCCGAGGCCGCCCTTCTCACCGACGACCCGACCGGGAGCCCGAGCGCCCGGCGCTGGCTCTGCGCCGAGATCCCCGCGGCGCCGCACGGCCCGGTCGGCGCGGTGCTGATCGAGAGCGGGCCGGTGGACTGGACCCGGTTCGGGCTCTGGCTCGGCATGCTGCTCAACCGGCACGGCGCCCGGGTCCTGCGCCTCAAGGGCCTGGTGGCGGTCGCGGGCGTCGACACGCCGGTGGTGATCCAGGGCGTGCAACACCTGGTGCATCCGCCGCGGCACCTTCCCGCCTGGCCCGACGGCGGCGCCCGCACCCGCCTCGTGCTGATCGGCCACGACCTCGATGCAAACCTCCTGCGCCGCTCCTATGGAGCCTTTACAGGCGCAAGAGCCTTCACGGGCGCACGCCCCTCCTTCCCGGGCGCACCCGCCGCCGTGGCAGCCGATCGTTAA
- a CDS encoding thiol-disulfide oxidoreductase DCC family protein, with the protein MATPARTTPDPAGPIILFDAECVLCSASARFVLERDCRATFRLASMQSEAGRSLFQRHGLDPDDPASLLVVGDRVRRDSDAVLGICEALGYPWRLARVFRLVPAVLRDPVYRVLARNRHRLFGRRETCWVPPDRYRDRIL; encoded by the coding sequence ATGGCGACGCCAGCCCGCACGACACCGGATCCCGCCGGCCCCATCATCCTGTTCGATGCCGAATGCGTGCTCTGTTCGGCCAGTGCCCGCTTCGTCCTGGAACGGGACTGCCGCGCGACCTTTCGCCTGGCCTCGATGCAGAGCGAGGCCGGCCGGTCCCTCTTCCAGCGGCACGGCCTGGACCCGGACGATCCGGCGAGCCTGCTGGTGGTGGGCGACCGGGTCCGCCGGGACAGCGATGCGGTCCTCGGCATCTGCGAGGCCCTCGGATATCCCTGGCGGCTCGCTCGCGTCTTCCGGCTCGTGCCGGCCGTGCTGCGCGATCCGGTCTACCGAGTCCTCGCGCGAAACCGCCATCGCCTGTTCGGGCGACGGGAGACCTGCTGGGTGCCGCCCGACCGGTACCGGGACCGGATCCTGTGA
- a CDS encoding alpha/beta hydrolase has product MPAIHPDVQALLAMLRAANAQPLEALPPEAARRGYLAGRRALQPPPDPVAEIRDLAAPSPAGPVPLRLYRGEGTVPGTALPCLVYLHGGGWVLGSIESHDWVCRRLANLTQACVIAVDYRLAPEHPFPAAVEDAAAALAFVVERAEGLGVDPARLAVGGDSAGGNLAAVLALMGRDGTLPQTAMQVLLYPSVDLGLTSEGFERITEGQPLTAGTMRYFVDHYAPEPGDRTDWRASPARAASLAGTAPALVLTCGHDPLCEEGRLYAHRLEREGVPVTALHLSDQTHGILTMSRVVRSSATVLAFVAEALRERWSLGGPEGGR; this is encoded by the coding sequence ATGCCCGCCATCCATCCCGACGTCCAGGCCCTGCTGGCGATGCTGCGCGCCGCCAACGCGCAGCCCCTCGAGGCCCTGCCGCCCGAGGCGGCGCGGCGCGGCTACCTGGCCGGGCGCCGGGCCCTTCAGCCGCCGCCGGACCCGGTCGCCGAGATCCGCGACCTCGCCGCCCCCTCCCCCGCCGGGCCCGTGCCGCTGCGGCTCTATCGCGGCGAGGGCACGGTCCCCGGGACGGCCCTGCCCTGCCTCGTCTACCTGCATGGCGGCGGCTGGGTGCTCGGCAGCATCGAGTCGCATGACTGGGTCTGCCGGCGGCTGGCCAACCTGACGCAAGCCTGCGTGATCGCGGTCGATTATCGGCTGGCCCCCGAGCATCCGTTCCCGGCGGCTGTCGAGGACGCGGCGGCGGCCCTCGCCTTCGTGGTCGAGCGGGCGGAAGGCTTAGGCGTCGATCCGGCCCGGCTCGCGGTCGGCGGCGACAGCGCCGGCGGCAACCTCGCGGCGGTGCTGGCCCTGATGGGCCGCGACGGCACCCTGCCGCAGACGGCGATGCAGGTGCTGCTCTACCCCTCCGTCGATCTCGGCCTGACCAGCGAGGGGTTCGAGCGCATCACCGAGGGCCAGCCCCTCACCGCCGGCACGATGCGCTACTTCGTCGACCACTACGCCCCCGAGCCGGGCGACCGCACCGACTGGCGCGCCTCCCCGGCCCGCGCCGCGAGCCTCGCCGGCACGGCGCCGGCCCTGGTGCTGACCTGCGGCCACGATCCGCTCTGCGAGGAGGGCCGCCTCTACGCCCACCGCCTCGAGCGCGAGGGCGTGCCGGTCACCGCCCTGCACCTCTCCGACCAGACCCACGGCATCCTGACGATGAGCCGCGTGGTGCGCAGCTCCGCGACGGTGCTGGCCTTCGTGGCCGAGGCCCTGCGGGAGCGCTGGAGCCTGGGCGGGCCGGAGGGCGGGCGCTGA
- a CDS encoding acyl-CoA dehydrogenase family protein: MDFTLSPRIEEFRARIAAFVESEILPVEADRSTWDEHENIGPEALAALRAKAKAAGLWCLQLKPETGGQGLGKVGMAACYTEMNRSIFGPVVFNSAAPDDGNMMVLEALGTPEQRARWLEPIVSGAVRSAFAMTEPHPGGGSDPSMIRTRAERQPDGSWRISGRKWYITGAEDAAHFILIARTSDDPRYGLTAFLFHRDQPGWEIVRRIPIMGPEEHGGHCELAFDGLTIKPEDVLGGEGKGLKVTQVRLGPARLTHCMRWLGLAGRCVEIAQDYAAKREGFGVRLADRESVQLMLGGLAMDIEIGRLLVMRAAWELDQGRFARKEVSMAKVHVANTLHRAADIGIQINGARGYSKDTVLEWIYRYARQARLVDGADEVHRMVLNRHLESEGRGFFAWPTA; encoded by the coding sequence ATGGACTTCACGCTCTCCCCGCGCATCGAGGAGTTCCGCGCCCGCATCGCGGCCTTCGTCGAGAGCGAGATCCTGCCCGTCGAGGCCGACCGCAGCACCTGGGACGAGCACGAGAATATCGGCCCCGAGGCCCTGGCCGCCCTGCGCGCCAAGGCGAAGGCCGCCGGCCTGTGGTGCCTGCAGCTCAAGCCCGAGACCGGCGGCCAGGGCCTCGGCAAGGTCGGGATGGCGGCCTGCTACACGGAGATGAACCGCTCGATCTTCGGGCCCGTCGTGTTCAACTCCGCCGCCCCCGACGACGGCAACATGATGGTGCTGGAAGCTCTCGGCACGCCCGAGCAGAGGGCGCGATGGCTGGAGCCGATCGTCTCGGGCGCGGTGCGCTCGGCCTTCGCGATGACCGAGCCGCATCCCGGCGGCGGCTCCGACCCGTCGATGATCCGCACCCGGGCCGAGCGCCAACCGGACGGGTCCTGGCGGATCTCCGGCCGCAAATGGTACATCACCGGCGCCGAGGACGCGGCCCACTTCATCCTGATCGCCCGCACCTCGGACGATCCCCGCTACGGCCTCACCGCCTTCCTGTTCCACCGCGACCAGCCGGGCTGGGAGATCGTCCGCCGCATCCCGATCATGGGACCGGAGGAGCATGGCGGCCATTGCGAGCTCGCCTTCGACGGCCTGACGATCAAGCCCGAGGACGTGCTCGGGGGCGAGGGCAAGGGCCTGAAGGTGACGCAGGTCCGCCTCGGCCCGGCCCGGCTCACCCATTGCATGCGCTGGCTCGGGCTCGCCGGCCGCTGCGTCGAGATCGCCCAGGACTACGCGGCCAAGCGCGAGGGCTTCGGCGTGCGGCTCGCCGACCGCGAGAGCGTGCAGCTGATGCTCGGCGGCCTCGCCATGGATATCGAGATCGGCCGTCTCCTGGTGATGCGCGCCGCCTGGGAGCTCGACCAGGGCCGCTTCGCCCGGAAGGAGGTGTCGATGGCCAAGGTCCACGTCGCCAATACCCTGCACCGGGCGGCGGATATCGGCATCCAGATCAACGGCGCCCGCGGCTATTCCAAGGACACGGTGCTGGAGTGGATCTACCGCTACGCCCGCCAGGCGCGCCTGGTCGACGGCGCCGACGAGGTCCACCGCATGGTGCTGAACCGCCACCTCGAATCGGAGGGACGCGGCTTCTTCGCCTGGCCGACGGCGTAA
- a CDS encoding PQQ-dependent dehydrogenase, methanol/ethanol family, with product MTRLVRARGWLAAVAPCAVALALATAPAKAGPADGKPTDGKQAGSKVDYKPVTDQRLANPEPENWLQYRGNYQSWGYSPLDQITAKNVTKLVPAWSLSTGVSEGHQAPPIVNNGVMFVTTPQAQVMAINARTGEILWRYQKELPPELSQLHPTNRGVGLYGDSVYMTTTDSCVVALGATTGKVKWEKCVAPWQDGYYMTLSPLVAKGKVVVGVSGGEYGVRGFITALDAETGNEAWKTYTVAGPGDPAAETWKGDAWKTGGGSVWIQGSYDPAANLAYFGTGNGGPWTPDARPGDNLYTSSVVALDLDTGKIKGHHQYHWNDAWDWDEVSAPVLIDIERDDKKIPAAIHAGRNGYLWTLERSKDGPLSFVDGKPFVYQNVFSSLDPKTGRPSYDQSKIPGINRRAAFCPGLWGGKDWPPEAYNPKTGLFYIPSNDNLCSELAGAQAGTRKPGELYIGIPIDEVLNSLRLRDGVDKSKPFAIGAIQAWDPKTGKRVWQHDFQDSANWGPLLTTGSGLIFAGGTSDRKFRALDGTTGKVLWETRLNSGVTGVPSSYMVDGVQYVAVQAGWGVDAERMLTGINALIPEERRVSILPQGGVIWVFRVMGEEAAAK from the coding sequence ATGACACGTCTCGTTCGAGCCAGGGGCTGGCTCGCCGCGGTCGCGCCCTGTGCCGTGGCCCTCGCACTCGCCACCGCCCCGGCGAAGGCCGGCCCGGCCGACGGCAAGCCAACCGACGGCAAGCAAGCCGGCAGCAAGGTCGACTACAAGCCGGTCACCGACCAGCGGCTGGCCAACCCCGAGCCCGAGAACTGGCTGCAATACCGCGGCAACTACCAGAGCTGGGGCTATTCCCCCCTCGACCAGATCACCGCGAAGAACGTCACCAAGCTCGTGCCGGCCTGGAGCCTGTCGACCGGCGTGAGCGAGGGCCACCAGGCCCCGCCGATCGTCAATAACGGCGTGATGTTCGTCACCACCCCGCAGGCGCAGGTGATGGCGATCAACGCCCGCACCGGCGAGATCCTGTGGCGCTACCAGAAGGAGCTGCCGCCGGAGCTGTCCCAGCTCCACCCGACCAACCGCGGCGTCGGGCTCTACGGCGACAGCGTCTACATGACCACCACCGATTCCTGCGTGGTCGCGCTCGGCGCCACGACCGGTAAGGTGAAGTGGGAGAAATGCGTCGCGCCCTGGCAGGACGGCTACTACATGACGCTCTCGCCGCTGGTGGCGAAGGGCAAGGTCGTGGTCGGCGTCTCCGGCGGCGAGTACGGCGTGCGCGGCTTCATCACGGCGCTCGACGCCGAGACCGGCAACGAGGCCTGGAAGACCTATACGGTGGCCGGTCCCGGCGACCCGGCGGCGGAGACCTGGAAGGGCGACGCCTGGAAGACCGGCGGCGGCTCGGTCTGGATCCAGGGCAGCTACGATCCGGCGGCCAACCTCGCCTATTTCGGCACCGGCAATGGCGGTCCCTGGACGCCGGACGCCCGGCCGGGCGACAACCTCTACACCTCGTCGGTCGTCGCCCTCGACCTCGATACCGGCAAGATCAAGGGCCACCACCAGTACCACTGGAACGACGCCTGGGACTGGGACGAGGTCTCGGCGCCGGTGCTGATCGACATCGAGCGCGACGACAAAAAGATCCCGGCCGCCATCCATGCCGGCCGCAACGGCTATCTCTGGACCCTGGAGCGCAGCAAGGACGGGCCGCTGAGCTTCGTCGACGGCAAGCCCTTCGTCTACCAGAACGTCTTCTCCTCCCTCGACCCGAAGACCGGCCGGCCGAGTTACGACCAGTCCAAGATCCCCGGCATCAACCGCCGCGCCGCCTTCTGCCCCGGCCTGTGGGGCGGCAAGGACTGGCCGCCGGAGGCCTACAACCCGAAGACCGGCCTCTTCTACATCCCCAGCAACGACAACCTGTGCTCGGAGCTGGCCGGCGCCCAGGCCGGCACGCGCAAGCCGGGTGAGCTCTATATCGGCATCCCGATCGACGAGGTGCTGAACTCCCTGCGCCTGCGCGACGGCGTCGACAAGTCGAAGCCCTTCGCCATCGGGGCGATCCAGGCCTGGGACCCGAAGACCGGCAAGCGCGTGTGGCAGCACGACTTCCAGGATTCGGCCAACTGGGGGCCGCTGCTGACCACCGGCAGCGGACTGATCTTCGCCGGCGGCACCAGCGACCGGAAGTTCCGGGCGCTGGACGGCACCACCGGCAAGGTGCTGTGGGAGACGCGGCTCAATTCCGGCGTCACCGGCGTGCCCTCGAGCTACATGGTCGACGGCGTCCAGTACGTCGCGGTCCAGGCCGGCTGGGGTGTCGATGCCGAGCGCATGCTGACCGGCATCAACGCCCTCATCCCCGAGGAGCGCCGGGTCAGCATCCTGCCCCAGGGCGGCGTGATCTGGGTGTTCCGGGTCATGGGCGAGGAGGCGGCGGCCAAGTGA
- a CDS encoding ubiquinol-cytochrome c reductase iron-sulfur subunit, which yields MDRGERRAQGLDRRSVVMGAVACCAAGHAAWAGPEELLPQKGDRLVLGDGAKAGQPVTLDGLPIGGDLVEAVAVDPQGVKREGSRFAKIILVRVAPEQVAEDQRAHAVDGVLALSAICTHQGCTISGWSHETRRLSCFCHHSEFLPAEGGRVAKGPARKRLPVLPLAKGEGGTLMVAGGFTTKPGPGPA from the coding sequence ATGGATCGCGGTGAACGACGCGCGCAGGGACTCGACCGGCGCAGCGTGGTGATGGGAGCCGTTGCCTGCTGCGCGGCGGGACATGCAGCCTGGGCGGGTCCCGAAGAGCTGCTGCCGCAGAAGGGCGACCGGCTGGTGCTCGGCGATGGGGCGAAGGCGGGGCAACCCGTGACCCTCGACGGCCTGCCGATCGGCGGCGACCTCGTCGAGGCGGTGGCGGTCGATCCGCAGGGGGTCAAGCGCGAGGGCTCGCGCTTCGCCAAGATCATCCTGGTGCGGGTCGCCCCCGAGCAGGTCGCCGAGGACCAGCGCGCCCACGCCGTCGACGGCGTCCTGGCGCTCTCGGCCATCTGCACCCATCAGGGCTGCACCATCTCGGGCTGGAGCCACGAGACCCGGCGCCTGAGCTGCTTCTGCCACCATTCCGAGTTCCTGCCCGCCGAGGGCGGCCGGGTGGCCAAGGGGCCGGCGCGCAAGCGCCTGCCGGTTCTGCCGCTCGCCAAGGGGGAGGGCGGCACGCTGATGGTCGCCGGCGGCTTCACGACCAAGCCGGGGCCGGGCCCCGCCTGA
- a CDS encoding SCO family protein, which translates to MRAVSSWLRRLGRALALAVLLSGGAAIHPPAAAGSLAWPAGHGLVDQAGAPVDEARFAGRLRLVSFGYTRCPDLCPTALMTVTQALDDLPPALLARLAPVLIAADPERDGPAVLAAFLDTFHPAIVAVTGPVAVIDGLAAAYAAPIRRHDGVVDHPVGFFLVGPSGMLLGRLPASITPDELAETLRRALSR; encoded by the coding sequence ATGCGTGCGGTCTCGTCATGGTTGCGGCGTCTCGGCCGGGCGCTGGCACTGGCTGTCCTCCTCTCCGGCGGCGCGGCGATCCATCCGCCCGCGGCCGCCGGCTCCCTGGCCTGGCCCGCGGGGCATGGCTTGGTCGACCAGGCGGGGGCGCCCGTGGACGAGGCCCGCTTCGCCGGCCGGCTGCGCCTGGTCTCTTTCGGCTACACGCGCTGCCCCGACCTCTGCCCGACCGCCCTGATGACGGTGACGCAGGCCCTCGACGACCTGCCGCCCGCCCTGCTCGCCCGGCTGGCGCCGGTGCTGATCGCCGCCGATCCGGAGCGTGACGGCCCGGCCGTGCTCGCGGCCTTCCTCGACACGTTCCACCCCGCCATCGTGGCGGTGACCGGCCCGGTCGCCGTCATCGACGGCCTCGCCGCGGCTTACGCGGCACCGATCCGGCGCCATGACGGTGTGGTCGACCACCCGGTCGGGTTCTTCCTCGTCGGCCCGTCCGGGATGCTGCTGGGGCGGCTCCCGGCCTCGATCACGCCGGACGAGCTGGCCGAGACCCTGCGGCGCGCGCTCTCCCGTTGA
- a CDS encoding cupin domain-containing protein — MSIIKQLITSGGPVLAYMGVVPVLRMVPFLRREPPPLLDGPLQQTVEFPAVQPAAETYLPPFSTILSGNPAQTATYIYRSPDGLFAAGIWTCRVGKFRIDFDRAEFIQILEGVVTVTDAEGVSRTYRAGDAFVTPKGFSGTWDVIEPIKKHFTWYGAGSEEGFSAV; from the coding sequence ATGTCGATCATCAAGCAGCTCATCACCTCGGGCGGGCCGGTGCTGGCCTATATGGGCGTCGTGCCGGTGCTGCGGATGGTGCCGTTCCTGCGCCGCGAGCCGCCGCCGCTCCTCGACGGGCCGCTGCAGCAGACGGTCGAGTTTCCGGCTGTGCAGCCCGCGGCCGAGACCTACCTGCCGCCGTTCTCGACGATCCTGTCGGGCAATCCGGCCCAGACCGCGACCTACATCTATCGCAGCCCGGACGGCCTGTTCGCCGCCGGCATCTGGACCTGCCGGGTCGGCAAGTTCCGCATCGACTTCGATCGAGCCGAGTTCATCCAGATCCTCGAAGGCGTAGTGACCGTCACCGACGCGGAAGGCGTCTCGCGGACCTACCGGGCCGGCGACGCCTTCGTGACGCCGAAGGGCTTCTCCGGCACCTGGGATGTGATTGAGCCGATCAAGAAGCACTTCACCTGGTATGGGGCGGGGAGCGAGGAGGGCTTCTCCGCCGTGTAG
- a CDS encoding acyltransferase family protein: protein MVPTGNAGSVAERAEPGRYHALDALRGVAAFGVVMTHSLQMVLPDGTLNHTPLRVLANGRSFVIFFFVLSGFVLATALWNNSRRDSYWRYAARRFARLYPPYLAAGLAGMVLSAGTGHSDPAGWLHYLAFTGHPAGTSVNAPSWSLVYEIRLSLVLPLICFLILHRPRATFWAMVVFLIGVEGLFVALRIGQFPYGSADPVAAAVITARFAGCFAVGAFLAWDHHARRSFFAALSRYPLAAFVVALVLMSVLLDQSSLIAAAVLIVLALDWPVMTRVLSLPVLLWLGRISYSLYLTHLVLLDSLKAMLAGILPVPVIITLALPLALLLAECVYELVEKPAIAWARRIGTGTAKTLAPSV from the coding sequence ATGGTGCCGACCGGGAATGCCGGCAGCGTCGCGGAGCGCGCCGAACCGGGCCGCTATCATGCCCTCGACGCCTTGCGGGGTGTGGCGGCGTTCGGCGTTGTCATGACGCACAGCCTGCAGATGGTCCTTCCGGACGGCACCTTGAACCACACCCCGTTGCGTGTTCTCGCCAACGGACGCAGCTTCGTCATCTTCTTCTTCGTGTTGAGTGGCTTCGTCCTCGCCACCGCGCTGTGGAACAACAGCCGGCGCGACAGCTACTGGCGTTATGCCGCGCGGCGGTTTGCTCGATTGTATCCGCCCTATCTCGCCGCCGGGCTGGCGGGCATGGTGCTCTCCGCGGGCACCGGGCATAGCGATCCTGCGGGCTGGTTGCACTACCTGGCCTTCACCGGCCATCCCGCCGGCACGTCCGTCAACGCACCCAGCTGGTCGCTCGTCTATGAAATCCGCCTGTCGCTCGTCCTGCCGCTGATCTGCTTCCTCATTCTGCATCGGCCGCGCGCGACGTTCTGGGCGATGGTCGTTTTCCTCATCGGCGTCGAGGGGTTGTTCGTCGCTCTCCGGATCGGGCAGTTCCCCTATGGGTCGGCGGATCCCGTCGCGGCCGCCGTCATCACGGCGCGTTTTGCCGGATGCTTTGCCGTGGGTGCGTTCCTGGCCTGGGACCATCACGCTCGGCGATCCTTCTTTGCCGCCCTCTCCCGATACCCGCTGGCGGCATTCGTCGTCGCGCTCGTCTTGATGAGCGTCCTTCTCGATCAGTCGAGCCTGATCGCCGCCGCCGTCCTGATCGTGCTTGCGCTGGACTGGCCGGTCATGACCCGGGTGCTGTCGCTGCCGGTCCTGCTCTGGCTCGGCCGGATCTCCTACAGCCTCTATCTCACGCATCTCGTGCTGCTCGACAGCCTGAAGGCGATGCTGGCCGGGATCCTGCCGGTTCCCGTCATCATCACCCTTGCGCTTCCGCTGGCCCTGCTGCTGGCGGAATGCGTCTACGAGCTCGTCGAAAAGCCCGCGATCGCCTGGGCGCGCCGCATCGGCACGGGGACAGCGAAGACGCTGGCGCCCTCCGTCTGA
- a CDS encoding patatin-like phospholipase family protein, with protein sequence MIVLHRSTWIRGLAVALIGAQAAACASLPRAPYTAAEAAAATVPGQTPDVRYWADGSARSFAAVADQVKSSREPFSYLALSGGGGDGAYGAGVLNGWSETGRRPNFTMVSGVSTGALIAPFAFLGPAYDEQLRQIYTSGEAATLVRSPNPLNVLIGDGLFGDARLRDLVGRYVTPDLVTAVAEEHRKGRRLLVVTTNLDSQRAVIWDMGAIAASGQPNAASLFRDVLTASASVPAVFPPMLIDAQAGNHAFQEMHVDGSVVTPVFTLPEAFLTQDGRIATSRGKPNIYVVINGRIEPSFDVVQNGTLPIAVRSLSTVGRARSRATLASTYAFARRNGMGFNLTYIDRRIPEVPASQGFDTAYMRRLYEDGYQKGRASTVWQTNLPREGEPAVDTLALR encoded by the coding sequence ATGATCGTGCTCCATCGATCGACCTGGATACGCGGCCTCGCGGTGGCCCTGATCGGGGCGCAAGCCGCCGCCTGCGCGTCGCTGCCGCGCGCGCCCTATACGGCGGCCGAGGCGGCCGCCGCCACCGTGCCGGGCCAGACCCCCGACGTGCGCTACTGGGCCGACGGCTCGGCCCGCAGCTTCGCGGCGGTCGCCGACCAGGTGAAGTCCTCGCGCGAGCCGTTCAGCTACCTCGCCCTTTCGGGCGGCGGCGGCGACGGGGCCTACGGCGCCGGCGTGCTCAACGGCTGGAGCGAGACCGGCCGGCGGCCGAATTTCACCATGGTGTCGGGCGTCTCGACCGGCGCGCTGATCGCGCCCTTCGCCTTCCTGGGACCGGCCTACGACGAGCAGTTGCGCCAGATCTATACCAGCGGCGAGGCCGCGACGCTGGTGCGCTCGCCCAACCCCCTCAACGTGCTGATCGGCGACGGGCTGTTCGGCGATGCGCGCCTGCGCGACCTCGTCGGGCGCTACGTCACGCCGGACCTGGTGACGGCGGTGGCCGAGGAGCACCGCAAGGGACGGCGCCTCCTCGTCGTCACCACCAACCTCGATTCGCAGCGCGCCGTGATCTGGGACATGGGCGCCATCGCGGCGAGCGGCCAGCCCAACGCCGCATCCCTGTTCCGCGACGTGCTGACCGCCTCGGCCAGCGTGCCGGCGGTGTTTCCGCCGATGCTGATCGACGCCCAGGCCGGCAACCACGCCTTCCAGGAGATGCATGTCGACGGCTCGGTGGTGACGCCGGTCTTCACCCTGCCGGAAGCCTTCCTGACCCAGGACGGGCGCATCGCCACGAGCCGCGGCAAGCCCAACATCTACGTCGTCATCAACGGCCGCATCGAGCCGAGCTTCGACGTGGTGCAGAACGGCACCCTGCCGATCGCGGTCCGCTCGCTCTCGACCGTCGGCCGCGCCCGCTCGCGGGCGACGCTGGCCAGCACCTACGCCTTCGCCCGCCGCAACGGAATGGGCTTCAACCTGACCTATATCGACCGGCGCATCCCCGAGGTCCCGGCCTCGCAGGGCTTCGACACCGCCTATATGCGCCGCCTCTACGAGGACGGCTACCAGAAGGGCCGCGCCAGCACGGTCTGGCAGACGAACCTGCCGCGCGAGGGCGAGCCGGCGGTGGATACCCTGGCGCTCCGCTAG